From the genome of Spirosomataceae bacterium TFI 002, one region includes:
- a CDS encoding N-acetylglutamate synthase, GNAT family: MSDLMINILPFHEDHQPGIDEMMSLIANEFVVSIFSPQSKTIKDVSLLPGNKYWVALFESKVIGTVGFSTIQNKCIVLKRLFVDKAFRGKGVSEALLETVINYATNNKISAIYLGTMNQFKAAQKFYTNHGFQEITQDELPIDFPIYPVDKLFYKKELRY, encoded by the coding sequence ATGTCTGATTTAATGATAAACATACTGCCCTTTCATGAAGACCATCAACCTGGCATTGATGAGATGATGTCATTGATTGCAAATGAGTTTGTTGTTTCTATTTTTTCACCCCAATCAAAAACTATTAAAGATGTATCGCTACTGCCGGGAAACAAATACTGGGTTGCATTATTCGAAAGTAAAGTAATTGGCACCGTTGGCTTTTCAACTATCCAAAACAAGTGCATCGTGCTGAAACGCTTATTCGTGGATAAAGCCTTTCGTGGGAAGGGGGTTTCAGAGGCATTGTTAGAAACCGTTATTAATTACGCAACTAACAACAAAATTTCTGCAATTTATCTTGGAACAATGAATCAATTTAAAGCAGCTCAGAAGTTTTATACCAATCATGGTTTTCAAGAAATTACTCAAGATGAATTACCCATTGACTTCCCTATATATCCCGTTGATAAACTATTTTATAAAAAGGAATTAAGGTATTAG